One Papio anubis isolate 15944 chromosome 9, Panubis1.0, whole genome shotgun sequence genomic window carries:
- the TAS2R42 gene encoding taste receptor type 2 member 42, whose amino-acid sequence MATELDKIFLTLAIVEFIIGMLGNVFIGLANCSEGIKNQKVFSVDFILTCLAISTIGHLLVILFDSHVAGLAPHLYATDRVVRPVTVLWHMTNHLTTWLATCLSIFYFFKIAHFPHSLFLWLRWRMNRVIAILLTLSLFLLIFDCLVLEMFIDISLNIIDKSNLTLYLDESKTPYDKLFLLKTLLSLNSFIPFSLCLTSLLFLFLSLVRHTRNLKLSSLGSRDSSTEAHRRAMKMVMSFLFLFIVHFFSLQVANWTFCILGNNKYTQFVMLALHAFPSCHSFILILGNSKLRQTAVRLLWHLRNYTKRPNPLPL is encoded by the coding sequence ATGGCCACCGAATTGGATAAAATCTTTCTGACTCTGGCAATAGTGGAATTCATCATCGGCATGCTGGGGAATGTGTTCATTGGACTGGCAAACTGCTCTGAAGGGATCAAGAACCAAAAGGTCTTCTCAGTTGACTTCATCCTCACCTGCTTGGCTATCTCCACAATTGGTCACCTGTTGGTGATACTGTTTGATTCACATGTAGCGGGACTTGCTCCACATTTATATGCCACAGATAGAGTAGTAAGACCTGTTACTGTGCTTTGGCACATGACTAATCACTTGACCACCTGGCTTGCCACCTGCCTgagcattttctatttctttaagataGCCCACTTCCCCCACTCCCTTTTCCTCTGGCTGAGGTGGAGGATGAACAGAGTGATTGCTATACTCCTTACATTGTCTTTGTTCTTACTGATTTTTGACTGTTTAGTGCTAGAAATGTTTATTGATATCTCACTGAATATAATAGATAAAAGTAATCTGACTTTATACTTAGATGAAAGTAAAACTCCCTATGATAAACTCTTTCTGTTAAAAACTCTTCTTAGCTTGAACAGTTTTATCCCCTTTTCTCTGTGCCTGACctcattgctttttttatttctgtccttGGTGAGACATACTAGAAATTTGAAGCTTAGTTCCTTGGGCTCTAGAGACTCCAGCACAGAGGCCCACAGGAGGGCCATGAAAATGGTGatgtctttccttttcctcttcatagttcattttttttccttacaagTGGCAAATTGGACATTTTGTATATTGGGGAACAACAAGTACACACAGTTCGTCATGTTAGCCTTACATGCCTTTCCCTCGTGCCACTCATTTATTCTCATTCTGGGAAACAGCAAGCTGCGACAGACAGCTGTGAGGCTACTGTGGCATCTTAGGAACTATACAAAAAGACCAAACCCTTTACCTTTGTAG